The Pan troglodytes isolate AG18354 chromosome 8, NHGRI_mPanTro3-v2.0_pri, whole genome shotgun sequence genome window below encodes:
- the ITPRIP gene encoding inositol 1,4,5-trisphosphate receptor-interacting protein: protein MAMGLFRVCLVVVTAIINHPLLFPRENATVPENEEEIIRKMQAHQEKLQLEQLRLEEEVARLAAEKEALEQVAEEGRQQNETRVAWDLWSTLCMILFLMIEVWRQDHQEGPSPECLGGEEDELPGLGGAPLQGLTLPNKATLGHFYERCIRGATADAARTREFLEGFVDDLLEALRSLCNRDTDMEVEDFIGVDSMYENWQVDRPLLCHLFVPFTPPEPYRFHSELWCSGRSVPLDRQGYGQIKVVRADGDTLSCICGKTKLGEDMLCLLHGRNSMAPPCGDMENLLCATDSLYLDTMQVMKWFQTALTRAWKGITHKYEFDLAFGQLDSPGSLKIKFRSGKFMPFNLIPVIQCDDSDLYFVSHLPREPSEGTPASSTDWLLSFAVYERHFLRTTLKALPEGACHLSCLQIASFLLSKQSRLTGPSGLSSYHLKTALLHLLLLRQAADWKAGQLDARLHELLCFLEKSLLEKKLHHFFIGNRKVPEAMGLPEAVLRAEPLNLFRPFVLQQSLYRKTLDSFYEMLKNAPALISEYSLHVPSDQPTPKS from the coding sequence ATGGCCATGGGGCTCTTCCGCGTGTGTCTGGTGGTGGTGACGGCCATCATCAACCACCCGCTGCTGTTCCCGCGGGAGAACGCCACAGTCCCCGAGAACGAGGAGGAGATCATCCGCAAGATGCAGGCGCACCAGGAGAAGCTGCAGCTGGAGCAGTTGcgcctggaggaggaggtggctcGGCTGGCGGCCGAAAAGGAGGCACTGGAGCAGGTGGCGGAGGAGGGCAGGCAGCAGAACGAGACACGCGTGGCCTGGGACCTCTGGAGCACCCTCTGCATGATCCTCTTCCTGATGATCGAGGTGTGGCGGCAGGACCACCAGGAGGGGCCCTCACCTGAGTGCCTGGGCGGTGAGGAGGATGAGCTGCCTGGGCTGGGGGGCGCCCCCTTGCAGGGCCTCACCCTGCCCAACAAGGCCACGCTTGGCCACTTTTATGAGCGCTGCATCCGGGGGGCCACGGCCGATGCAGCCCGTACCCGGGAGTTCCTGGAAGGCTTCGTGGATGACTTGCTGGAAGCCCTGAGGAGCCTCTGCAACCGGGACACCGACATGGAGGTGGAGGACTTCATTGGCGTGGACAGCATGTACGAGAACTGGCAGGTGGACAGGCCACTGCTGTGCCACCTTTTCGTGCCCTTCACACCCCCCGAGCCCTACCGCTTCCACTCAGAGCTCTGGTGCTCCGGCCGCTCAGTGCCCCTGGATCGCCAGGGCTACGGCCAGATCAAGGTGGTCCGCGCCGATGGGGACACACTGAGCTGCATCTGCGGCAAGACCAAGCTCGGGGAAGACATGCTGTGTCTCCTGCACGGCAGGAACAGCATGGCGCCTCCCTGCGGCGACATGGAGAACCTGCTGTGTGCCACAGATTCCCTGTACCTGGACACGATGCAGGTCATGAAGTGGTTCCAGACGGCCCTCACCAGAGCCTGGAAGGGCATCACCCACAAGTACGAGTTCGACCTGGCCTTTGGCCAGCTGGACAGCCCGGGGTCCCTGAAGATCAAGTTCCGTTCAGGGAAGTTCATGCCCTTCAACCTGATTCCTGTGATCCAGTGTGATGACTCGGACCTGTACTTTGTCTCCCACCTTCCCAGGGAGCCCTCTGAGGGCACCCCAGCCTCCAGCACAGACTGGCTCCTGTCCTTTGCTGTCTATGAGCGACACTTCCTCAGGACGACACTAAAGGCACTGCCCGAGGGCGCCTGCCACCTCAGCTGCCTGCAGATAGCATCCTTCCTGCTCTCCAAGCAGAGCCGCCTGACCGGCCCCAGCGGGCTCAGCAGCTACCACCTGAAGACGGCCCTACTGCACCTCCTACTCCTCCGGCAGGCCGCCGACTGGAAGGCGGGGCAGCTGGACGCTCGTCTGCACGAGTTGCTGTGCTTCCTGGAGAAGAGCTTGCTCGAGAAGAAGCTCCACCACTTCTTCATCGGCAACCGCAAGGTGCCTGAGGCCATGGGACTCCCTGAGGCCGTGCTCAGGGCCGAGCCCCTCAACCTCTTCCGGCCCTTCGTCCTGCAGCAGAGCCTTTACCGTAAGACACTGGACTCCTTCTATGAGATGCTCAAGAATGCCCCAGCGCTCATTAGCGAGTATTCCCTACATGTCCCCTCAGACCAGCCTACCCCAAAAAGCTGA